The Methanobrevibacter boviskoreani JH1 genome contains a region encoding:
- a CDS encoding MIP/aquaporin family protein, with protein sequence MASLSKKFLAELIGTFFLVFVGTGSVVADTLISRTVNPKLVGIGMVGGFAEWFGVSLAFGITVIIFIYAVGKISGAHFNPAVTLGLLSTGNISGKDSVVYIIAQLIGAVIGSICIYFCFGPTSATVAALGATYPASNISFIQATVAELIGTFLLVFVVMGVAVDKKAEPGFAGVAIGLTVAAAIFVLGPITGGSINPARTFGPYLIDSLVGGGNLWNYFLIYIIGPIVGGILGALTYKGLATGTEECDIE encoded by the coding sequence ATGGCTAGTTTAAGTAAAAAATTTTTAGCTGAGTTAATAGGTACATTCTTTTTAGTGTTTGTTGGTACCGGTTCAGTAGTGGCTGATACTTTAATCTCACGGACTGTAAATCCTAAACTTGTTGGTATAGGTATGGTTGGTGGATTTGCTGAATGGTTTGGTGTTTCTTTAGCTTTTGGTATTACAGTAATTATTTTCATTTATGCTGTAGGTAAGATCTCAGGAGCACATTTTAATCCAGCAGTTACATTAGGATTACTTTCAACTGGAAACATTTCAGGAAAAGACTCAGTTGTGTATATTATTGCACAGTTGATTGGTGCTGTAATTGGAAGCATTTGTATTTACTTCTGTTTCGGTCCGACATCTGCAACAGTTGCAGCATTAGGTGCTACCTATCCTGCATCAAATATTAGTTTTATACAGGCAACCGTTGCTGAATTGATTGGTACATTCTTACTTGTATTTGTTGTAATGGGTGTTGCAGTTGATAAAAAAGCAGAACCTGGATTTGCAGGTGTTGCAATTGGTTTAACTGTTGCTGCAGCAATCTTTGTTCTTGGACCTATTACTGGAGGATCTATTAACCCTGCACGTACTTTTGGACCATACCTAATTGATTCATTAGTAGGTGGCGGAAACCTATGGAATTATTTCTTAATTTACATAATTGGACCTATTGTAGGTGGTATTTTAGGTGCCTTAACTTATAAAGGTCTTGCTACTGGAACTGAAGAATGTGATATTGAATAG
- a CDS encoding carboxymuconolactone decarboxylase family protein, translating to MKQEKFYSNSMDIIKEDYPDIYDTIVKLNETVYSGSSLDYKTQKLIAIGIAASKCDKQATRKQIKSGIKELGITKEEVMDVLKIVLLTSGMPAFMHAVTILNALD from the coding sequence GTGAAACAAGAGAAATTTTATAGTAATTCAATGGATATTATAAAGGAAGACTATCCGGATATCTATGATACCATTGTAAAGCTTAATGAAACTGTATATTCTGGTAGTTCATTAGATTATAAAACTCAAAAATTAATTGCTATTGGTATTGCAGCTTCCAAATGTGATAAACAAGCTACCAGAAAACAAATTAAAAGTGGTATTAAAGAGTTAGGTATAACCAAAGAAGAAGTCATGGACGTTTTAAAAATAGTTCTATTAACTTCCGGAATGCCTGCATTTATGCATGCCGTAACAATCCTGAATGCATTAGATTGA
- a CDS encoding 50S ribosomal protein L15e yields the protein MYKYIRDAWKNPDESYVRELMWERAPKWRRQPVITRIERPTRLDRARSLGYKAKKGYVVVRTRVRRGSRRKSRFTSGRKPSKMGVNKITASKSIQRIAEERVSKKYPNLEVLNSYWVWADGKFKYYEVILVDPQSPSIKNDHKINWICESQHKDRAGRGLTSAGKKGRGLSVKGKGAEHARRG from the coding sequence ATGTATAAATATATTAGAGATGCATGGAAAAACCCAGATGAATCTTATGTAAGAGAACTCATGTGGGAAAGAGCTCCTAAATGGAGAAGACAACCAGTTATAACTAGAATTGAAAGACCTACCAGATTAGATCGTGCACGATCTTTAGGTTACAAAGCTAAAAAAGGATATGTTGTAGTAAGAACTAGGGTAAGACGTGGTTCAAGAAGAAAATCTCGTTTCACTTCAGGTCGTAAACCATCTAAAATGGGAGTAAACAAGATTACCGCTTCAAAATCTATCCAAAGAATTGCTGAAGAACGTGTTTCTAAAAAATACCCTAACTTAGAAGTATTAAACTCCTACTGGGTATGGGCTGATGGTAAATTCAAATACTACGAAGTAATTTTAGTAGACCCACAAAGTCCTTCTATTAAAAACGATCACAAAATCAACTGGATTTGTGAAAGTCAACACAAAGACAGGGCTGGTAGAGGTTTAACTAGTGCTGGTAAAAAAGGTCGTGGTCTCTCCGTTAAAGGTAAAGGAGCTGAACACGCAAGAAGAGGATAA
- a CDS encoding RNA-binding protein, with protein MIHNIRYRLFVYENENEEELINGLHNILPDVVPELEEAEGMLGENDNILIYSGIVDKKRYLKDFLFNLINQLDKDQLLKLYDDLERKMDDQCNLFLRFSKDAAVDEKWQIVDRGDSIHLKIKIAAYPAKKDIALKNFGEYLISEIEAKQD; from the coding sequence ATGATTCACAATATTAGATATCGATTATTTGTATATGAAAATGAAAATGAAGAAGAATTGATTAATGGTTTACATAATATTTTACCAGATGTGGTGCCGGAACTTGAAGAGGCAGAGGGAATGCTTGGTGAAAATGATAATATTTTAATATATTCTGGTATTGTGGATAAGAAAAGATATCTTAAGGATTTCTTATTTAATTTAATAAATCAATTGGATAAGGATCAATTATTGAAACTATATGATGATTTGGAAAGAAAAATGGATGATCAATGTAATCTTTTCTTAAGGTTTTCAAAGGATGCTGCAGTAGATGAGAAATGGCAAATTGTTGATAGGGGAGATAGTATTCATTTAAAGATAAAAATTGCTGCTTATCCTGCTAAAAAAGATATTGCATTAAAAAACTTTGGTGAATATTTAATTTCAGAGATTGAGGCTAAACAGGATTGA
- the rnp3 gene encoding ribonuclease P protein component 3, producing the protein MIFYDLNLKGSNYNNDYNLIKEAYDFGWNYLNLQYSPEEFQNALNYKDKLIEDISSFTVEDKPLDISFGLNINSSNVNTVRKTVNRFRNKSDFISVFGGTNEINRASLENRHVDVLSRPYYKKSDCGLNHVLAKEAFKNQVAIELCFKDVLTNFLSYRAKVLANFRDIIALQRKFEFPLIITTGSENIFDIRSPIDISNFFKVLGLNDQEIKNGLMECPKSIVDFNKNRKNFLFEGVHIVNKDD; encoded by the coding sequence ATGATATTCTATGATTTAAATCTTAAAGGTTCTAATTATAATAATGATTATAATTTAATTAAGGAAGCATATGATTTCGGTTGGAATTATTTAAATTTACAATATTCTCCTGAAGAGTTTCAAAATGCATTAAATTATAAGGATAAACTCATTGAGGATATTTCATCGTTTACTGTTGAGGATAAACCTTTAGATATTAGTTTTGGTTTAAATATTAATTCATCAAATGTAAATACTGTTAGAAAAACAGTAAACAGATTTAGAAACAAATCAGATTTTATATCAGTTTTCGGTGGAACTAATGAGATTAACAGGGCATCACTTGAAAATCGTCATGTCGATGTTTTATCCAGGCCTTACTATAAGAAAAGCGACTGTGGATTAAATCATGTTTTAGCTAAAGAGGCTTTTAAAAATCAGGTAGCCATAGAATTATGTTTTAAGGACGTTTTAACTAATTTTTTATCCTATAGGGCTAAAGTTTTAGCTAATTTTAGAGATATTATTGCTTTACAGAGAAAATTTGAATTTCCTTTAATCATAACCACTGGTAGTGAAAACATCTTTGATATACGCTCTCCAATAGATATTTCTAATTTTTTTAAAGTTCTAGGTTTAAATGACCAGGAAATTAAAAATGGATTGATGGAATGTCCTAAAAGCATAGTTGATTTTAATAAAAATAGGAAAAATTTCTTATTTGAAGGAGTTCATATAGTTAATAAAGATGATTAA
- a CDS encoding Rpp14/Pop5 family protein: MKMKVLPPTLRKNNRYLTLDIKTLDYFNKNDLILAVWDSCIRLFGEMETSNFNLWLMRVYYLDDRTDCHHMKAILRCQRGYEGEVRSGLSTITKFNGRQIAINTIGLSGTIKSSIEKYIE, translated from the coding sequence ATGAAAATGAAAGTATTACCCCCAACACTTAGAAAAAATAATCGTTATCTTACATTGGATATTAAAACATTGGATTATTTCAATAAAAATGATTTAATTTTAGCTGTTTGGGATTCTTGTATTAGATTATTTGGAGAGATGGAAACTAGTAATTTTAATCTATGGCTGATGAGGGTTTATTATCTTGATGACCGAACTGATTGTCATCATATGAAAGCTATTTTACGTTGTCAAAGAGGATATGAAGGAGAGGTTCGCAGTGGTCTTTCAACCATTACCAAATTTAATGGTCGTCAGATTGCAATAAATACTATTGGTTTATCCGGAACTATTAAATCTTCAATTGAAAAATATATTGAGTAG
- the psmA gene encoding archaeal proteasome endopeptidase complex subunit alpha, with product MQPLQNAGYDRAITVFSPDGRLFQVEYAREAVKRGTTSLGVKTKEGIVLAVDKRSTSRLVEPKSIEKIFQIDDHIGAASSGLVADARALVDRARVESQVNKITYNEPIGVEALVKKICDMKQMYTQNGGVRPFGSALIIGGINKGNCRLFETDPSGALIEYKATAIGAGRNEAMDVFEEKYDDDLTLNQAIDLALDAIYEATDGKTTKDNVEIAVIEKETGKYRKLDDDEVATYVESLLERNKEEDEEDSEDETEEDSDSEEE from the coding sequence ATGCAACCTTTACAAAATGCTGGTTATGATAGGGCTATCACTGTATTCAGCCCAGATGGAAGACTTTTCCAAGTCGAATATGCAAGAGAAGCTGTTAAAAGAGGTACTACTTCCTTAGGAGTCAAAACCAAAGAAGGTATTGTTTTAGCAGTTGATAAAAGATCCACTAGTAGATTAGTTGAACCTAAATCTATTGAAAAAATTTTCCAAATTGATGATCATATTGGTGCTGCTTCATCAGGTTTAGTTGCTGATGCAAGGGCTTTAGTTGATAGAGCTAGAGTTGAATCTCAAGTTAATAAAATCACTTATAATGAACCTATTGGTGTTGAGGCACTTGTTAAAAAGATATGTGACATGAAACAAATGTACACCCAAAATGGTGGTGTAAGACCATTTGGTTCCGCACTTATCATTGGTGGAATTAACAAAGGTAATTGTAGATTATTCGAAACAGATCCTAGTGGAGCATTAATTGAGTATAAAGCTACCGCAATTGGTGCTGGAAGAAATGAGGCTATGGATGTTTTTGAAGAAAAATACGATGATGATTTAACTTTAAATCAGGCTATTGATTTAGCTTTAGATGCAATATATGAAGCTACTGACGGTAAAACTACAAAAGATAATGTTGAAATTGCAGTTATCGAAAAAGAAACAGGAAAATACAGAAAACTCGATGACGATGAAGTAGCTACTTATGTTGAATCACTTTTAGAACGTAATAAAGAAGAGGATGAAGAAGATTCCGAGGATGAAACTGAAGAAGATTCTGATTCTGAAGAGGAATAA
- a CDS encoding ribosome assembly factor SBDS, with the protein MVNVDDAIIAKLESYGEHFEILVDPDLAAEFRNPDGKDVEVEDILAVEEIFKDSKKGDLASEEAMEKVFNTTDPLEVAKQILERGHVQLTAEQKRQMQKEKRKLVINKISREAINPQTGYPHPPQRIENAMDEAKVKIDPFVSVDQQVQVALKAIRPLIPIRFEKVKMAVRLPGDSVGHAYSTIRSFGKILEEEWQQDGSWIGVIEIPGGLQDKFSGKMAELSNGNGETKLIK; encoded by the coding sequence ATGGTAAATGTTGATGATGCAATCATTGCTAAATTAGAATCTTATGGGGAACACTTTGAAATATTAGTTGACCCTGATTTGGCTGCCGAATTTAGAAACCCTGATGGAAAGGATGTTGAAGTCGAGGATATTTTAGCAGTTGAAGAGATTTTCAAAGATTCTAAAAAAGGAGATTTAGCTTCTGAGGAAGCTATGGAAAAGGTATTTAATACTACAGATCCTTTAGAAGTTGCGAAACAAATTCTTGAAAGAGGGCATGTTCAACTTACTGCCGAGCAAAAAAGGCAAATGCAGAAGGAAAAACGTAAGTTAGTTATTAATAAGATTTCAAGAGAAGCGATTAACCCTCAAACAGGTTATCCTCATCCTCCTCAGAGAATTGAGAATGCTATGGATGAGGCAAAAGTTAAAATTGATCCGTTTGTTTCAGTAGATCAACAAGTTCAAGTTGCTCTTAAAGCTATTAGACCACTTATACCAATTCGTTTTGAAAAAGTTAAAATGGCTGTCCGTTTACCTGGTGATAGTGTAGGACATGCATATTCTACAATTAGAAGTTTTGGTAAAATCTTAGAGGAAGAATGGCAACAGGATGGATCATGGATTGGAGTTATTGAAATTCCTGGTGGTCTTCAGGATAAATTCTCTGGAAAAATGGCTGAACTTTCTAATGGAAATGGAGAAACTAAATTAATTAAATAA
- the rrp4 gene encoding exosome complex RNA-binding protein Rrp4 translates to MIYVENKDLVIPGDVLADEDFYSGRGTFKDNGQICSSLMGLVSLRNKKISVIPLKSKYVPKKGDVVIGKIEDVRFSMWDVDINSPYSGIIPSSEVFGRDKKSLSKVFDVGDVLFLRVVDVDEVKKVKLGLKGRGMGKFKGGIIVDIAPTKVPRLIGKKGSMINMIKDKTGCKIVVGQNGLVWVRGEPKMEQITRDIIHIIEEQAHTSGLTNRIRDKLYLEIDGEIPDDLDEDFPEESRTSDFNSHSNRKHNKGFHKRLNKKDNSASKYELEKPKLENFKEELKEEIEAKRQAETKRNNDFISNLENIEKEKKSHKSHFEIGRKKSGFSILRDDE, encoded by the coding sequence ATGATTTATGTAGAAAATAAAGACTTAGTAATTCCTGGTGATGTTCTTGCAGATGAGGATTTCTACTCAGGAAGAGGAACTTTTAAAGATAATGGTCAAATCTGTTCTTCTTTAATGGGCTTAGTTTCCTTAAGGAATAAAAAAATAAGTGTTATTCCTTTAAAAAGTAAATATGTTCCAAAGAAGGGAGATGTGGTCATTGGTAAAATCGAAGATGTTCGATTCTCAATGTGGGATGTAGATATTAATTCCCCATATTCCGGTATAATCCCATCTTCAGAGGTTTTTGGAAGAGATAAAAAAAGTCTAAGTAAGGTTTTTGATGTTGGAGATGTTCTGTTTTTAAGAGTTGTAGATGTGGATGAGGTTAAAAAAGTTAAACTTGGACTTAAAGGCCGTGGAATGGGTAAATTTAAGGGAGGAATTATTGTAGACATTGCTCCAACTAAGGTTCCACGTTTAATTGGTAAGAAAGGTTCCATGATTAATATGATTAAGGACAAGACTGGCTGTAAAATTGTGGTTGGTCAAAACGGTCTTGTTTGGGTTAGGGGAGAACCTAAGATGGAACAAATCACTAGGGATATTATTCATATTATTGAAGAACAGGCACATACCTCTGGTTTAACTAATAGAATCCGTGATAAATTATATCTTGAAATTGACGGTGAAATTCCTGATGATTTGGATGAAGATTTCCCTGAGGAGTCAAGAACCTCAGATTTTAATTCTCACAGTAATAGAAAACATAATAAAGGTTTCCATAAAAGGTTAAATAAGAAAGACAATTCAGCTAGTAAATATGAGTTAGAAAAACCTAAACTTGAAAACTTTAAAGAGGAATTGAAAGAAGAGATTGAGGCTAAAAGACAGGCTGAAACCAAAAGAAATAATGATTTTATAAGTAATTTGGAGAATATTGAAAAAGAGAAAAAATCTCACAAGTCTCATTTTGAAATTGGTCGTAAAAAATCAGGTTTTTCTATTTTAAGAGATGATGAGTAG
- the rrp41 gene encoding exosome complex exonuclease Rrp41 — protein MIFISEEKKLRADGRAYNELRPIKIEAGVLERADGSAYVEVGGNKILASVYGPKESYLRRFLRPDTGVIKVRYNMAPFSVDSRKRPGPDRRSNEISKITTDALLPALMLEGYPRSLIDISIEVIAAEGGTRCAGVTAAAVALADAGIPMKDIPVGCAAGKMDGDIVLDLSEVEDKTGQADVPVVILPRTGEITLLQTDGNLTDEEFEEAINLAIEGCMEVSKVQKEALKNRYLRTTEVPEEEE, from the coding sequence GTGATTTTTATTAGTGAAGAAAAAAAATTAAGGGCTGATGGAAGAGCATATAATGAACTTCGTCCTATTAAAATAGAAGCAGGAGTATTAGAAAGGGCTGATGGATCTGCTTATGTTGAAGTAGGTGGAAATAAAATATTGGCTTCTGTTTATGGTCCTAAGGAATCATATTTAAGAAGATTTTTACGTCCAGATACCGGTGTTATTAAGGTAAGATATAATATGGCACCATTTTCTGTAGACTCTAGAAAGAGACCAGGTCCGGATAGAAGATCAAATGAAATTTCAAAGATTACAACAGATGCACTTCTTCCTGCATTAATGTTAGAAGGATATCCAAGATCTCTTATTGATATTTCTATTGAGGTTATTGCTGCAGAAGGTGGAACACGTTGTGCTGGTGTAACAGCTGCTGCTGTTGCTTTAGCTGATGCCGGAATACCTATGAAGGATATTCCTGTAGGCTGTGCAGCAGGTAAAATGGATGGAGACATTGTATTGGATCTATCTGAAGTTGAGGATAAGACAGGTCAGGCTGATGTACCTGTAGTGATATTGCCAAGAACTGGTGAGATTACATTATTACAAACTGATGGTAATTTAACAGATGAAGAATTTGAAGAGGCTATTAATTTGGCTATTGAAGGTTGTATGGAAGTTAGTAAAGTACAGAAAGAAGCACTTAAAAATCGTTATTTACGTACAACCGAGGTACCGGAAGAAGAGGAATAG
- the rrp42 gene encoding exosome complex protein Rrp42, with amino-acid sequence MMDVIPEITIDNITNLVNNNERVDGRALDEYRNINIETDIIPKAEGSALCQLGKTKVVVGIKPSVGEPFPDTPDVGVLMTNCELLPMADPEFEPGPPSQESIELARVVDRGIRESEMVKLDELCIEEGKHVWMLFIDIHVIDNCGNLFDCANLAVNAALKTCKLPKATVVDDEVVLDDEETYNVPLNHNVALSTFVKIGDKMVLDPSLDEERVLSARLSVGITESGSICSMQKGGSKPLTKEEIFDAVKVALSKNEMILSNLDF; translated from the coding sequence ATTATGGATGTAATACCGGAAATTACTATTGATAATATTACAAATCTTGTAAATAATAATGAGAGAGTTGATGGAAGGGCTCTTGATGAATATAGAAATATTAACATTGAAACAGATATAATTCCTAAGGCTGAAGGTTCAGCTTTATGTCAGCTTGGAAAGACCAAGGTTGTTGTTGGAATCAAACCTTCCGTTGGGGAACCATTCCCAGATACACCTGATGTTGGAGTATTGATGACAAACTGTGAATTGCTTCCAATGGCGGATCCCGAATTTGAACCAGGCCCACCTTCACAGGAATCCATTGAACTTGCACGTGTAGTGGATCGTGGAATACGTGAAAGTGAAATGGTCAAATTAGATGAGTTATGTATTGAAGAAGGTAAACATGTCTGGATGTTGTTTATTGATATTCATGTAATAGATAACTGTGGAAATCTTTTTGACTGTGCTAATTTAGCTGTAAATGCTGCACTTAAAACATGTAAGTTACCAAAGGCAACAGTTGTTGATGATGAGGTTGTTCTTGATGATGAGGAAACATATAATGTTCCTTTAAATCATAATGTTGCATTATCCACCTTTGTTAAAATCGGTGATAAAATGGTTTTAGATCCATCACTTGATGAGGAACGTGTTTTATCTGCTAGATTGTCAGTAGGTATTACTGAATCAGGTAGCATTTGTTCCATGCAAAAGGGCGGTTCCAAACCTTTAACTAAAGAGGAAATATTTGATGCAGTAAAAGTAGCATTGTCTAAAAATGAAATGATTTTATCTAATTTAGATTTTTAA
- the rpl37A gene encoding 50S ribosomal protein L37Ae yields MARTKKVGITGRFGARYGRKAKRSVKIIEENMKQKHVCPQCDRPGVKRVAAGIWKCNKCGTVFTGGAYTPETPMAKAAKRNVKNGGN; encoded by the coding sequence ATGGCTAGAACAAAAAAAGTGGGAATCACTGGAAGATTCGGTGCAAGATACGGAAGAAAAGCTAAAAGATCTGTTAAAATTATTGAAGAAAACATGAAACAAAAACATGTATGTCCTCAATGTGACAGACCTGGTGTAAAAAGAGTTGCTGCAGGAATATGGAAATGTAATAAATGTGGAACAGTTTTCACTGGTGGAGCATACACTCCTGAAACTCCTATGGCAAAAGCTGCAAAACGTAATGTTAAAAATGGGGGAAACTAA
- a CDS encoding Rpo12/RPC10 RNA polymerase subunit family protein: MYRCPNCGYVMDHKSYEENKCPKCRYRILFKQTPAVKRTIKAR, encoded by the coding sequence TTGTATAGATGTCCTAACTGTGGCTATGTAATGGACCACAAAAGTTATGAAGAAAATAAATGTCCTAAATGCAGATACAGAATCTTATTCAAACAAACTCCTGCTGTAAAAAGGACAATCAAAGCAAGATAA
- a CDS encoding ribonucleotide-diphosphate reductase subunit beta, which yields MLISTSRKPSQNTRKFCKNLMHATGSEYINRGKSSIRDILLKSTTLGNDSTAFVYEIKGNPSKITFFSRAEKVLSILVTVKTQNTRLHMNPKNLKVKCEVEELAVIADLLDAELDDNPSENYLYIHKYTEEDQKEYIEKDYVDYKIGIIDFYNKNGEKIDFQIAVRKILDN from the coding sequence ATGCTTATTTCAACATCTAGAAAACCTTCTCAAAATACACGTAAATTTTGTAAGAATTTAATGCATGCTACAGGTTCAGAATATATTAATAGAGGAAAAAGTAGTATTAGGGATATACTTTTAAAATCCACTACTTTAGGTAATGATTCAACTGCTTTTGTATATGAGATTAAGGGCAATCCTAGTAAAATTACATTTTTTTCAAGGGCAGAAAAGGTTTTATCAATATTGGTTACTGTTAAAACCCAGAATACCCGTCTTCATATGAACCCTAAAAATCTCAAAGTTAAATGTGAAGTGGAGGAATTGGCTGTAATTGCAGACTTACTTGATGCGGAATTAGATGATAATCCAAGTGAGAATTATCTCTACATTCATAAATATACTGAGGAAGATCAAAAGGAGTATATAGAGAAGGATTATGTAGATTATAAAATTGGAATAATCGATTTTTACAATAAAAATGGGGAAAAAATTGATTTTCAAATAGCAGTTAGGAAGATTCTTGATAATTAG
- a CDS encoding KEOPS complex subunit Pcc1 has translation MEKENNFIDSINHNITIKFDDAKQAKIIYDAVLLEFETSPDYRSSMDLEVHDNIITINIEAEDATSYRASINSAIKWIKLSLEVNNLIE, from the coding sequence ATGGAGAAGGAAAATAATTTTATTGATTCAATTAACCATAATATTACAATAAAATTTGATGATGCAAAACAAGCTAAGATTATATATGATGCGGTTTTACTTGAATTTGAAACTTCTCCAGATTATAGATCATCTATGGATTTAGAGGTTCATGATAATATAATTACTATTAATATAGAGGCCGAGGATGCAACAAGTTATAGGGCATCTATAAATTCGGCTATTAAATGGATTAAACTATCCTTAGAAGTTAATAATCTTATCGAGTAA
- a CDS encoding prefoldin subunit beta, which produces MDLPKNVQEQLNQYQNLQQQAQAVTVQKQNLDLQINETERAIAELEKTNSDTEVYKSAGSLLIKVNRDDIYDETKEQLETLQLRQKTMARQEERVMKKLQEMQTSIQNTMNGLNIN; this is translated from the coding sequence ATGGATTTACCAAAAAATGTACAAGAACAATTGAATCAATATCAAAACTTACAACAACAAGCTCAAGCTGTAACAGTTCAAAAACAAAACCTTGATTTACAAATAAATGAAACTGAAAGGGCGATTGCTGAACTTGAAAAGACTAATTCTGATACTGAAGTTTACAAATCTGCTGGTTCTTTACTTATTAAAGTAAATCGTGATGATATTTATGATGAAACTAAAGAACAATTAGAAACCCTTCAATTAAGACAAAAAACCATGGCACGTCAAGAAGAAAGAGTCATGAAAAAACTTCAAGAAATGCAAACCAGTATTCAAAATACTATGAATGGTTTAAATATTAACTAA
- a CDS encoding DUF3194 domain-containing protein, whose amino-acid sequence MRKLKELTQDDLDAITYFLTNTAENKLSQHVSSKEVIDQSILTDISYENEELNVDLKINVDVDALSNLSQEDIQNVVDESYEKLDVFIDENYRE is encoded by the coding sequence ATGAGGAAACTTAAAGAATTAACACAAGATGACTTAGATGCTATAACTTATTTTCTTACCAACACTGCAGAAAATAAATTATCACAACATGTATCTTCTAAAGAAGTTATAGATCAAAGTATTTTAACAGACATAAGTTACGAAAATGAAGAACTTAATGTTGATTTAAAAATTAATGTTGATGTTGATGCTTTATCAAATCTAAGTCAGGAAGATATTCAAAATGTTGTAGATGAATCCTATGAAAAATTAGATGTTTTCATAGATGAAAATTATAGGGAATAG
- a CDS encoding putative zinc-binding protein: MEENDEIVWDDNKVAISCCSGMSPNGLVGRAVVTDVAIDSDDVMSICISATSADNENFINLIDKYPIIAINGCQSNCVNKILKNKGIDVVRHINIDQILKPTGHEPNDSARLDEEGEICVGIVKEELEKIIDEELDKAKDL; this comes from the coding sequence ATGGAAGAAAATGATGAAATTGTATGGGATGATAATAAGGTAGCTATTTCATGTTGTAGTGGAATGAGCCCTAATGGATTAGTGGGTAGAGCTGTAGTGACTGATGTAGCTATTGATTCTGATGATGTAATGTCTATTTGTATATCCGCAACATCTGCAGATAATGAGAATTTTATTAATCTCATTGATAAATATCCGATTATTGCAATCAATGGCTGTCAGAGTAACTGCGTTAATAAAATATTAAAAAACAAAGGTATTGATGTGGTTCGCCATATTAATATAGATCAGATTTTAAAACCTACAGGTCATGAACCAAATGATTCTGCAAGGTTAGATGAGGAAGGGGAAATCTGTGTTGGTATTGTAAAAGAGGAACTTGAAAAGATTATAGATGAAGAGCTTGATAAGGCTAAAGATTTATAA